In Comamonas sp. lk, the following proteins share a genomic window:
- a CDS encoding amino acid ABC transporter substrate-binding protein: MTFASKRFVLKRIAVAAAIAGLGSVAAQAMAQEAPKSIRIGWAIAKTGVNSGGTSVTTAPNYKLWVKEINDAGGILLKAYNKRVPLEVIEYDDRSSTEEAVRATERLITQDKVDFVLPPWGTGSNLAVGPTYEKHKYPLLAATSVTDKAPDLAKRWKHAFFFLGTGGEYAEGLVAMLEKAKKDGKINNKIAMINIADGFGVELANATRKAAKQHGFELVYDKSYPIGTQDMTPVINEAKGKGADTFVAYSYPPDTMLITEQARTQGLAPKVMFTGVGTQFPMFKGKFGAVAEGMMAPGGIDTSNPQMQAYLKRFKEVTGQESDRFASPIVYTSLQMLQQAIERVGKIDRAAVTQELKTGSFETVLGTVKLENQMLTKLWHVGQWQNGEFNAVAPTTRAGAKPAVIPRVTP; encoded by the coding sequence ATGACATTCGCCAGCAAGCGCTTTGTTCTGAAACGTATCGCAGTGGCTGCGGCCATCGCAGGTCTGGGCTCTGTGGCCGCGCAAGCCATGGCGCAAGAGGCTCCCAAGTCGATCCGCATAGGCTGGGCCATTGCCAAGACCGGCGTCAACTCCGGCGGCACCTCGGTCACCACAGCGCCCAATTACAAGCTCTGGGTCAAGGAGATCAACGATGCCGGCGGCATCCTGCTCAAGGCCTATAACAAACGCGTGCCGCTGGAAGTCATCGAATACGACGACCGCTCCAGCACCGAGGAAGCGGTGCGCGCCACCGAGCGTCTGATCACCCAGGACAAGGTGGACTTTGTGCTGCCGCCCTGGGGCACGGGCTCCAACCTGGCCGTAGGCCCCACCTATGAAAAGCACAAATACCCGCTGCTGGCCGCCACCTCGGTGACCGACAAGGCGCCCGATCTGGCCAAGCGCTGGAAGCACGCCTTCTTCTTCCTGGGCACGGGCGGCGAATACGCCGAAGGCCTGGTTGCCATGCTGGAAAAAGCCAAGAAGGACGGCAAGATCAACAACAAGATCGCCATGATCAATATTGCCGACGGTTTTGGCGTGGAGCTGGCCAATGCCACCCGCAAGGCGGCCAAGCAGCATGGCTTCGAGCTGGTCTACGACAAAAGCTATCCGATCGGCACGCAGGATATGACGCCGGTGATCAACGAGGCCAAGGGCAAGGGTGCCGACACCTTTGTCGCCTACTCCTACCCGCCGGACACCATGCTGATCACCGAGCAGGCCAGAACTCAGGGCCTGGCACCCAAGGTGATGTTCACCGGCGTGGGCACACAGTTCCCCATGTTCAAGGGCAAGTTTGGCGCGGTGGCCGAAGGCATGATGGCCCCGGGCGGCATCGATACCAGCAATCCGCAAATGCAGGCTTATCTGAAGCGCTTCAAGGAGGTCACGGGTCAGGAATCCGACCGCTTTGCCAGCCCCATCGTCTACACCTCGCTGCAGATGCTGCAGCAGGCCATAGAGCGCGTGGGCAAGATCGATCGCGCTGCCGTGACACAGGAGCTCAAGACCGGCAGCTTCGAGACCGTGCTGGGTACGGTAAAGCTGGAAAACCAGATGTTGACCAAGCTCTGGCATGTGGGTCAGTGGCAAAACGGCGAGTTCAATGCGGTTGCCCCGACCACTCGTGCTGGCGCGAAGCCGGCAGTGATTCCACGCGTCACGCCCTGA
- a CDS encoding helix-turn-helix domain-containing protein, with protein sequence MSHAAPAYQMTEMQGAQAVGAWQQWMSSLYGLESDIYGDTHFAARLGTFELGRVGMTKIEAGRHRVRRTSDSMASRSTDFLKIVAPWQGCATVRQKGREARARSGQWLIYDSTQEYEVLNPEWSEHLIVTLPKSRFEDHGRAIDAIMGSYVGGGQGVSRIALDVMRGTFAECQAMGEGLAQHVTDALVQLIELSLLDACGRTAMLTPAELLKSRIKTYVRQHLRDPGLTVEAMAGALNCSKRHLYNAFADEVLSISQFVWAERVALFQRELAQPGQQHCTLTELALACGFASGAHLSRTFKQHTGLTPAQFRASQGTASGMLLN encoded by the coding sequence ATGTCCCACGCCGCCCCCGCTTATCAGATGACCGAGATGCAAGGCGCTCAGGCCGTGGGCGCGTGGCAGCAGTGGATGTCCTCGCTCTATGGGCTGGAAAGCGATATCTATGGCGACACGCACTTCGCTGCGCGGCTGGGCACCTTCGAGCTGGGGCGGGTGGGCATGACCAAGATCGAGGCGGGCCGCCACCGCGTGCGCCGCACCTCGGACTCCATGGCCAGCCGCAGCACGGACTTTCTCAAGATCGTTGCCCCCTGGCAGGGTTGCGCCACCGTGCGCCAGAAAGGGCGCGAGGCCCGCGCCCGCAGCGGCCAGTGGTTGATTTATGACAGCACGCAGGAGTACGAGGTGCTCAACCCCGAGTGGAGTGAGCACCTGATCGTCACCCTGCCCAAAAGTCGATTCGAAGACCATGGTCGCGCCATCGATGCGATCATGGGCTCTTATGTGGGAGGCGGTCAGGGCGTATCGCGCATTGCCCTGGATGTGATGCGCGGCACGTTTGCCGAATGCCAGGCCATGGGCGAGGGCCTGGCCCAGCATGTGACGGATGCGCTGGTACAACTGATCGAACTCTCGCTGCTCGACGCCTGCGGCCGAACGGCGATGCTGACGCCGGCCGAGCTGCTCAAAAGCCGTATCAAGACCTACGTGCGCCAGCATCTGCGCGATCCGGGTCTGACGGTGGAGGCCATGGCTGGCGCGCTCAACTGCAGCAAGCGCCATCTCTACAACGCGTTTGCCGATGAGGTGTTGAGCATCAGCCAGTTCGTCTGGGCCGAGCGCGTGGCCTTGTTTCAGCGTGAATTGGCCCAGCCAGGACAGCAGCACTGCACCTTGACCGAGCTGGCGCTGGCCTGCGGCTTTGCCAGCGGCGCGCACCTGAGCCGCACCTTCAAACAGCACACCGGACTGACGCCGGCCCAGTTTCGTGCCAGCCAGGGTACGGCAAGCGGAATGCTGCTCAACTGA